The genomic stretch GACGGCCAATCAGCGGATGTTCAGCCAGGGCTGCGTCCAGTTCGCTGACCTTGCCCACGCGACGGGTGCGTTCCAGCGTGCCGTCATTGGTGTACACCGCCACACCGGCACTGTCATAACCCCGGTATTCGAGGCGCTTGAGGCCTTCGACCAGGATGGCGGTGATATTACGTTCAGCTACCGCGCCGACAATTCCACACATGCTTATTTCTCCTGACTGACCGTCGCGCAAATCAAATTGATACCGCGAGCCTGAATCTGATCCCGTGCCTCCTGAGGCAGGCGATCATCGGTGATTAGGGTATGGACACTGCTCCACGGCAGCTCCAGGTTTGGAATCTTGCGGCCGATCTTGTCGGCCTCGACCATCACGATCACTTCCCGCGCCACTTCCGCCATCACCCGGCTCAGGCCGAGCAGTTCATTGAAGGTGGTGGTGCCACGCACCAGATCGATGCCATCGGCACCGATAAACAACTGATCGAAGTCGTAAGAGCGTAGTACCTGCTCGGCGACCTGGCCCTGAAAGGATTCAGAATGGGGATCCCAGGTGCCGCCGGTCATCAGCAGGACAGGTTCGTGTTCGAGTTCGCTCAGGGCGTTGGCGACGTGCAGGGAGTTGGTCATCACCACCAGGCCCGGCTGTTGGCCAAGCTCGGGAATCATCGCGGCCGTGGTGCTGCCGCTGTCGATGATGATGCGGGCGTGTTCGCGAATACGGCTGACCGCCGCACGGGCAATCGCCTGTTTGTATTTGGAAACGTTCTGACTGACGTCGGCCACCAGTTCCTGAGGCATGGTGATCGCTCCGCCGTAACGGCGCAGTAGCAGACCATGGCTTTCCAGTGCGGCCAGATCCTTGCGAATCGTAACTTCCGAGGTTTCGAAACGCTTGGCGAGCTCGTCGACACTGACTTCGCCCTGCTCATTGAGCAAGGCCAGAATGTTGTGGCGACGTTGGGGTGTGTTGCGTTTCGACATAGCGCGCTAAGTTTCGATTCGAAAGATAATGAAAGCAATCAAAACCTATCGCAGCAAAACCGTCAAGACGGGGGATGAAAAAAAATCGCTGCCCGTAGGCAGCGATTTTTCAGATCGAAGCGCTGTGGATAACTCAGCTCTTCTTGATCTTCTCCGGCCGCTTCCAGCCATCGATGTTCTTCTGCCGCGCACGGCCGACGGCCAACTGGGCGTTATCCACATTCTGGGTGATGGTCGAACCGGCTGCGGTGGTTGCACCTGCGGAGATATCCACAGGCGCCACCAGCGAATTGTTGGAGCCGATGAACACATCTTCGCCCAACACGGTTTTCCACTTGTTGGCGCCATCGTAGTTGCAGGTAATCGTGCCGGCGCCAATGTTGGTGCGGGCACCGATCTCGGCATCGCCCAGATAGGTCAGGTGCCCGGCCTTGGCGCCCTCGCCCATGCGGGCGTTTTTCAGTTCGACAAAGTTACCCACATGGGCGCGAGCCTCCAGCACAGTGCCCGGGCGCAGGCGTGCAAACGGGCCGGCATCGCTGCCTTCACCGAGCACTGCACCTTCGATATGACTGTTGGCCTTGATCACCACGCCTTTGCGCAGAGTACTGTCCTTGATCACGCAGTTCGGGCCGATCACCACGTCGTCTTCGATGACCACCTTGCCTTCGAGAATGACGTTGACGTCGATCAGCACATCGCGACCGGCGGTCACTTCACCACGCACGTCAAACCGCGCCGGGTCACGCAGGGTCACACCCTGAGCCATCAGACGACGGCCAGCGCGCAACTGATAGTGGCGCTCCAGTTCGGACAGTTGCTTGCGATCGTTGGCGCCCTGCACTTCCATCGGATCATGGGGTTGCTCGGTCGCAACCACCAGGCCATCACCGACCGCCATTTCAATCACGTCGGTCAGGTAATACTCGCCTTGGGCGTTGTTGTTCGACAGACGACCCATCCAGTCAGCCAGATGGCTGGCAGGCACCGCAAGAATACCGGTATTGCCTTCAGTGATCGCTCGTTGTGCTTCGCTGGCGTCCTTGTGCTCGACAATCGCCGCGACCTTGCCGCCGGCGTCGCGCACGATGCGGCCATAACCGGTCGGGTCGTCCAGTTCGACGGTCAGCAATCCCATCTGCCCTGGTACAACGTGCTTGAGCAGACGCTGCAGGGTTTCGACTTCGATCAACGGCACGTCACCGTAGAGAATCAGAACGGTGTCGGCGGTGATGAACGGTACAGCCTGGGCAGTCGCATGGCCGGTGCCCAACTGCTTGTCCTGCAACACGAAATTGAGATCATCGGCGGCCAGCCGCTCGCGCACCACATCGGCGCCATGGCCGATGACCACGTGAATGCGCTGTGGATCAAGTTGACGGGCACTGTGGATAACATGGCCGAGCATCGAGTCACCGGCAATCGGGTGCAGCACTTTCGGCAGTGCCGAACGCATACGGGTGCCTTGACCGGCCGCGAGGATAACGATTTCAAGAGACATGACTGGCTACCAATCCTGGGTGGTCAGCAACTGCGACCGGGTTTTTGAAAGTCGGAAAAGAAAAAAGGGTAGCCGAGGCTACCCTTTTTAATCAATCGCACAACAAGTGGCTGACGGATTAACCGCCAAACTTCTTGCGGATCTGCTGGACGGTGCGCAGCTGAGCTGCAGCCTCGGCCAGACGTGCGGACGCAGCTCCGTAATCGAAATCTGCGCTCTTCTCATGCAGAGCAGCTTCGGCAGCCTTGAGAGCTGCTTGAGCCTGAGCTTCATCCAGGTCGGCGGCACGTTGCACGGTATCGGCAAGCACCTTGACCATGTTCGGCTGAACCTCGAGGAAACCACCGGAGATGTAGAACACCTCGGCTTCCCCGCCTTGCTTGATCAGGCGGATCGGACCCGGCTTGAGATTCGTGATCAGCGGCGCGTGGCCCAGAGCGATACCAAGATCACCCAGAGCACCGTGCGCAATCACCATCTCGACCAGGCCGGAAAAGATTTCTCCTTCCGCGCTGACGATATCGCAATGGACTGTCATAGCCATCTGATTGCCTCAACCTAAATGAGCGCCCGTTGCCGGGCGCCGGGATTACAGTTTCTTGGCTTTCTCGATCGCTTCTTCGATGCCGCCGACCATGTAGAACGCTTGTTCTGGCAGGTGGTCGTAGTCACCGTTGAGGATGCCTTTGAAGCCAGCAATGGTGTCTTTCAGGGAAACGTATTTACCCGAAGCACCGGTGAAGACTTCAGCCACGAAGAACGGCTGCGACAAGAAACGCTGGATCTTACGAGCACGGTTTACCAACTGCTTGTCGGCTTCCGACAGCTCGTCCATACCCAGGATCGCGATGATGTCCTTCAGTTCTTTGTAACGCTGCAGCACGTACTGAACACCACGAGCGGTCTCGTAGTGATCGTTGCCGATCACGTTCGGGTCCAGCTGACGCGAAGTCGAGTCCAGTGGGTCTACCGCTGGGTAGATACCCAGGGAAGCGATGTCACGGGACAGAACGACGGTGGCGTCCAAGTGAGCAAACGTGGTCGCTGGCGACGGGTCAGTCAAGTCGTCCGCAGGTACGTATACGGCCTGGATCGAAGTGATCGAACCTTCCTTGGTCGAAGTGATACGTTCTTGCAGAACGCCCATCTCTTCAGCCAGGGTCGGCTGGTAACCTACTGCCGAAGGCATACGGCCCAGCAGTGCGGATACTTCAGTACCGGCCAGGGTGTAACGATAGATGTTGTCGACGAACAGCAGAACGTCGTTACCTTCGTCACGGAACTTCTCGGCCATGGTCAGGCCGGTCAGTGCTACGCGCAGACGGTTTCCCGGCGGCTCGTTCATCTGACCGTAAACCAGTGCCACTTTGTCCAGAACGTTGGAGTCCTTCATCTCGTGGTAGAAGTCGTTACCCTCACGAGTACGCTCACCCACACCGGCGAACACGGAATAACCGCTGTGCTCGATGGCGATGTTACGGATCAGTTCCATCATGTTTACGGTTTTGCCTACACCGGCACCACCGAACAGACCGACTTTACCGCCTTTGGCAAACGGGCAAACCAGGTCGATAACCTTGATGCCGGTTTCCAGCAGGTCGTTGCCGCCTGCCTGTTCAGCGAACGAAGGCGCTGGACGGTGAATGCCCCAACGCTCGTCGGTGTCGATCGGGCCAGCTTCGTCGATCGGGTTACCGAGGACGTCCATGATCCGGCCCAGGGTCGCTTTACCGACCGGTACGGAGATGGCTGCGCCAGAATCGGTAACTTCCAGACCGCGCTTCAAGCCCTCGGTGGAACCCATCGCAATGGTGCGAACCACGCCGTCGCCCAGCTGTTGCTGAACTTCCAGAGTGGTTGCGGCCGCGCTTTGAACTGTCAGCGCGTTGTAGATGCTCGGTACGCTGTCGCGTGGAAATTCCACGTCGATAACGGCGCCGATGATTTGAACGATACGTCCGCTACTCATAGCTGGATCCTCTGAATATTTGAACCGTTAAACCGCGGCAGCGCCGCCGACGATTTCCGAGATCTCTTGGGTGATCGCAGCCTGACGCGCCTTGTTGTAGATCAGCTGCAAATCGCTGATCAAATCACCGGCGTTGTCGGTAGCGTTCTTCATCGCGATCATCCGCGCAGCTTGTTCAGCCGCGTTGTTCTCGACCACCGCCTGGTAGACCTGCGACTCCACGTAACGGACCATCAAGCCGTCCAGCAGCTCCTTGGCATCCGGTTCGTAGAGATAGTCCCAGTGGTGCTTGAGTTCTTGATCCGGGGTTGCCACCAGTGGAATCAACTGCTCCACGGTAGGCTGTTGCGTCATGGTGTTGATGAACTTGTTGGATACCACGGACAGGCGGTCAATACGGCCGTCCAGATAAGCATCCAGCATCACCTTGACGCTGCCGATCAGATCATTGATCGACGGCTCTTCACCCAGGTGGCTGATAGCTGCAACGACGTTACCGCCGAAGTTGCGGAAAAAGGCCGCACCCTTGCTACCAACGACACACAGATCAATCTCGACGCCGTTTTCGCGGTTTACCGCCATGTCCTTGACCAGGGCCTTGAACAGGTTGGTGTTCAAGCCGCCGCACAGACCACGGTCACTGCTCACTACGACATAACCAACGCGCTTGATGGCGCGGTCGATCATGAACGGGTGGCGGTATTCCGGGTTGGCGTTGGCCAGATGCCCAATTACCTGGCGGATACGCTCCGCATAAGGACGGCTAGCAGCCATGCGCATTTGTGCCTTGCGCATTTTGCTGACCGCCACTTTTTCCATGGCGCTGGTAATCTTTTGCGTGCTTTTGATGCTCGCAATCTTACTGCGAATCTCTTTTGCGCCTGCCATGTAACACCTATCAGGTTAGCAAGCGGGAGCCTTGCGGCTCCCGCTGCGGCTTACCAGGTTTGGGTGGCCTTGAACTTCTCGATACCGGCTTTCATGCCAGCGTCGATTTCGTCATTGAAGTCACCCTTCACGTTGATCTTCGCCATCAAATCGGCGTGATCGCGGTTGAAGAAAGCAATCAGCGCTTGTTCGAAGCTGCCGATCTTGGCGATTTCAACGTCAGTCAGGAACCCACGCTCAGCGGCATACAGCGACAGCGCCATGTCAGCGATCGACATTGGTGCGTATTGCTTCTGCTTCATCAGCTCGGTAACGCGCTGACCATGCTCAAGTTGCTTACGGGTCGCTTCGTCCAGGTCAGAAGCGAACTGGGCGAATGCCGCCAGTTCACGGTACTGAGCCAGAGCGGTACGGATACCACCGGACAGCTTCTTGATGATCTTGGTCTGAGCGGCACCACCCACACGGGATACCGAAACACCGGCGTTCACTGCAGGGCGGATGCCCGAGTTGAACATGGCCGATTCCAGGAAGATCTGACCGTCGGTGATGGAAATCACGTTGGTCGGAACGAACGCGGAAACGTCGCCAGCCTGGGTTTCGATGATCGGCAGTGCGGTCAGGGAACCGGTTTTGCCGGTCACTGCGCCGTTGGTGAACTTCTCTACGTATTCTTCCGAAACGCGGGATGCGCGCTCCAGCAGACGGGAGTGGAGATAGAACACGTCGCCTGGGTAAGCTTCACGGCCTGGTGGACGGCGCAGCAGCAGGGAAATCTGGCGGTAAGCCACTGCTTGCTTGGACAGATCGTCATAAACGATCAGCGCGTCTTCACCGCGGTCGCGGAAGAATTCACCCATGGTGCAACCGGAGTACGGTGCCAGGAATTGCAGCGCAGGAGATTCCGAAGCACTGGCAGCCACGATGATCGTGTTGGCCAGGGCGCCGTTTTCTTCCAGCTTGCGAACCACGTTGGCGATGGTCGATTGTTTCTGACCGATTGCAACGTAGACGCAGAAAATGCCGCTGTCTTTCTGGTTGATGATCGCGTCGATCGCCAGAGCGGTCTTACCGATCTGACGGTCACCGATGATCAGCTCACGCTGGCCACGGCCGACAGGGATCATGGCATCGACAGCCTTGTAGCCAGTCTGTACAGGCTGGTCTACCGACTTACGCCAGATCACGCCTGGAGCAACTTTCTCGACCGCGTCGGTCAAGGTGTTGTTCAGCGGACCTTTGCCGTCAACTGGGTTACCCAGTGCGTCGACAACGCGACCCAGCAGTTCCTTACCAACCGGAACTTCGAGGATGCGGCCGGTGCACTTGGCGCTCATGCCTTCAGCCAGAGACTGGTAGGAGCCCAATACAACGGCACCTACGGAGTCTTGCTCCAGGTTGAGGGCCATACCGTAGACGCCGCCCGGAAACTCGATCATCTCGCCGTACATGACGTCGGCCAGACCGTGAATCCGCACGATGCCGTCAGATACGCTGACGACAGTGCCTTCGTTACGGGCTTGGGAGGTCACATCGAGCTTGTCGATGCGGCCCTTGATAATTTCACTTATTTCGGAAGGATTGAGTTGCTGCATTGCTCTGCTGCCCCTTCAAACTCAAGATTTCAATGCTTCGGCAAGTTTCGCGATTTTGCCGCGAATCGAGCCATCGATAACCAGGTCGCCGGCGCGGATAACGACACCACCTATAAGGGCAGCATCCTCCGCAACTTGCAGGCGCACTTCCCGGTTGAGTCGTGCACTGAGAACCTTGGCGAGTTTGTCTTGCTGTTCTTGGTTCAATGCAAAAGCACTGGTCACTTCAACGTCTACCGATTTCTCTTGTTCGGCCTTGTACAGGTCGAACAGAGCAGCAATCTCCGGCAGAAGCGGGAGACGGTCGTTTTCGGCAACGACATTGATGAAGTTCTGTGCCTTGGCATCAAACTTGTCGCCGCACACGTCAATGAACGTGGCGGCCTTTTCTGCGCTCGTCAGTCGCGGGGCCTTGAGCACGCGCTGCATGGTGTCGTCTTGCGACACCGCTGCAGCCAGGCCGAGCATGGCTGACCAATTGGCCAGTTGCTGGTGGGCCTGAGCGTGCTCGAAGGCCGCCTTAGCGTAAGGTCGGGCCAACGTGGTCAGTTCTGCCATGATCGCCCTCGCTTAGATTTCAGCAGCCAGTTGGTTAACCAGCTCTGCGTGCGCGTTTTGATCGATTGTGGCACCCAGGATCTTCTCGGCGCCGCCGACAGCCAGCAAGCCCACTTGGGCGCGCAGCTTGTCTTTGACACTGTTCAGTTCCTGTTCGATCTCGGCTTGAGCCTGAACCTTCACACGGTCAGCGTCGACGCGGGCCTTTTCAACGGCCTCTTCGACAATCTGGTTACCGCGTTTCTTGGCTTGCTCGATGATTTCAGCTGCCTGAGCTTTCGCTTCGCGCAGTTGCTGACCCGCTTTCTCTTGGGCCAACTCCAGGTCGCGAGCTGCTCGGCTGGCAGCGTCCAGACCATCAGCGATCTTCTTTTGACGTTCGTGCAGAGCTGCGATGACCGGAGGCCATACGAACTTCATGCAGAACAGTACAAAAATCAGGAACGCAACGGACTGGCCAATCAGGGTCGCATTAATGTTCACGCCAACACCTCGCAGTTACGTTGTCCATCACACCAAATCACTCGGAAAATCCGAATGATTAGCCAGCGATTTGACCAACGAACGGGTTCGCAAAGGTGAAGAACAGAGCGATACCAACACCGATCATGGTTACGGCGTCGAGCAGACCGGCAACGATGAACATTTTAACTTGCAGCATTGGAACCATTTCTGGCTGACGCGCTGCGCCTTCCAGGAACTTGCCGCCCAGCAGGCCGAAACCAATTGCGGTACCCAGTGCGCCCAGGCCGATCAACAGTGCAACAGCGATAGCGGTTAGACCAACTACAGTTTCCATCTTTCCTCCCGACTTTTACGTCGTATGGTTTAGGTTTTTTAGATTAAAGCGGTAAAACAAATCGTTTCATGGTGCCCCGTGAGGAGCCCCTTCCCGTTTTACCGGGAAGGACATCAGACTAGTCGAGACTGGTCTTAATGGTTTTCTTCGTGCGCCATCGACAGGTAGACGATGGTCAGCATCATGAAGATGAACGCCTGCAGGGTGATGATCAGGATGTGGAACACAGCCCACGCCCACTGCAGAACAACGCCCAGGCCGCTGAGCCAGAGCAGGCCGCTGCCGAACATCACAGCGATCAGGATGAACACCAGCTCGCCGGCATACATGTTGCCGAACAGACGCAGAGCCAGAGAGATCGGTTTGGCGATCAGGGTCACGAATTCCAGCAGGAAGTTCACCGGGATCAGCAGCGCCTGAACGAAGATGTTCTTGCTGCCGAACGGGTGCAGGGTCAGCTCGCCGATGAAGCCGCCGAGGCCCTTGACCTTGATGCTATAGAAAATGATCAGTGCGAAAACCGAGAACGCCATGCCCAGGGTCGCGTTCGGGTCGGTAGTCGACACGGCGCGGAACGGGATGTGGTGATCGCCGGAAATCAGGATGGCCAGCTGAGGAATCCAGTCGACCGGTACCAGGTCGACGGCGTTCATCAGGAACACCCAGACGAAGATGGTCAGTGCCAGCGGTGCAATCACCGGGCTACGGCCATGGAAGCTGTCTTTCACGCTGCCATCGACGAATTCGACCAGCACTTCAACGAAGTTCTGCAGTGCACCTGGCTGACCGGAAGTCGCCTTCTTGGCCGCCATGCGGAAAAGAAGAACGAAAATCAGACCCAGCGCGACCGACCAGCCGAGGGTATCGACGTGGAAAGCCCAGAAGCCCATTTCCTTGGCTTCTGCTGCGGTGTGGGCAAAGCCCCAGCCGCCGTTGGGTAGCTGACCGAAGGTCAGGTTCTGCAAGTGGTGCTGGATATAGCCCGAAGCGGTTGTTTCTGCCATGGTTGCCTCAAACGCCCTAAGGTCTCGAAAGTCTTGTTCTCATCAGCAGGGGAGCGAACCAGCTGACCGACTGAGTCAGCACGAAGGCGCCGAATACAGCAATCGGCGCCAGTGGCTTCACACCTGCAAACACCAGTGCAAACAGCACTGCCGTCAAAATCAGTTTGCCTGCCTCGCCGGCGTAGAACGACCGGACGATGGACTGGGCTGCTCGGGCGCCGGAAAACCGAAATGCCTTGTGAGCGAAATAAACATTGGGCAGCAAGGCTATCAGGCCTCCGCAAAGTCCCGAGTATCCGGCAACGACTCCGTGCCATTGCCAGAGCGCCAAAGCGGCAATGAGCAAAATGACAAATTGAGCCATTAACACCGGAAAAACCGCCAGGCGATGGAACGGCAGGCGGTTTGGCTTGCGGGTTTCCATCACGATTGCTCTCCAATGGTCGGCTGCCGAAATTCAATAACTTGGCATAATTTGTGCCGACAAAATGCGCGCAGAGTATAGGGGCGGTTCTGCCCCTATTCAACTGTCAGGTAGTGATTTCCGACTGCGCGCTACAAGAGGAATTGTTTCAG from Pseudomonas allokribbensis encodes the following:
- a CDS encoding DeoR/GlpR family DNA-binding transcription regulator; protein product: MSKRNTPQRRHNILALLNEQGEVSVDELAKRFETSEVTIRKDLAALESHGLLLRRYGGAITMPQELVADVSQNVSKYKQAIARAAVSRIREHARIIIDSGSTTAAMIPELGQQPGLVVMTNSLHVANALSELEHEPVLLMTGGTWDPHSESFQGQVAEQVLRSYDFDQLFIGADGIDLVRGTTTFNELLGLSRVMAEVAREVIVMVEADKIGRKIPNLELPWSSVHTLITDDRLPQEARDQIQARGINLICATVSQEK
- the glmU gene encoding bifunctional UDP-N-acetylglucosamine diphosphorylase/glucosamine-1-phosphate N-acetyltransferase GlmU produces the protein MSLEIVILAAGQGTRMRSALPKVLHPIAGDSMLGHVIHSARQLDPQRIHVVIGHGADVVRERLAADDLNFVLQDKQLGTGHATAQAVPFITADTVLILYGDVPLIEVETLQRLLKHVVPGQMGLLTVELDDPTGYGRIVRDAGGKVAAIVEHKDASEAQRAITEGNTGILAVPASHLADWMGRLSNNNAQGEYYLTDVIEMAVGDGLVVATEQPHDPMEVQGANDRKQLSELERHYQLRAGRRLMAQGVTLRDPARFDVRGEVTAGRDVLIDVNVILEGKVVIEDDVVIGPNCVIKDSTLRKGVVIKANSHIEGAVLGEGSDAGPFARLRPGTVLEARAHVGNFVELKNARMGEGAKAGHLTYLGDAEIGARTNIGAGTITCNYDGANKWKTVLGEDVFIGSNNSLVAPVDISAGATTAAGSTITQNVDNAQLAVGRARQKNIDGWKRPEKIKKS
- a CDS encoding F0F1 ATP synthase subunit epsilon, which gives rise to MAMTVHCDIVSAEGEIFSGLVEMVIAHGALGDLGIALGHAPLITNLKPGPIRLIKQGGEAEVFYISGGFLEVQPNMVKVLADTVQRAADLDEAQAQAALKAAEAALHEKSADFDYGAASARLAEAAAQLRTVQQIRKKFGG
- the atpD gene encoding F0F1 ATP synthase subunit beta; the encoded protein is MSSGRIVQIIGAVIDVEFPRDSVPSIYNALTVQSAAATTLEVQQQLGDGVVRTIAMGSTEGLKRGLEVTDSGAAISVPVGKATLGRIMDVLGNPIDEAGPIDTDERWGIHRPAPSFAEQAGGNDLLETGIKVIDLVCPFAKGGKVGLFGGAGVGKTVNMMELIRNIAIEHSGYSVFAGVGERTREGNDFYHEMKDSNVLDKVALVYGQMNEPPGNRLRVALTGLTMAEKFRDEGNDVLLFVDNIYRYTLAGTEVSALLGRMPSAVGYQPTLAEEMGVLQERITSTKEGSITSIQAVYVPADDLTDPSPATTFAHLDATVVLSRDIASLGIYPAVDPLDSTSRQLDPNVIGNDHYETARGVQYVLQRYKELKDIIAILGMDELSEADKQLVNRARKIQRFLSQPFFVAEVFTGASGKYVSLKDTIAGFKGILNGDYDHLPEQAFYMVGGIEEAIEKAKKL
- the atpG gene encoding F0F1 ATP synthase subunit gamma, translating into MAGAKEIRSKIASIKSTQKITSAMEKVAVSKMRKAQMRMAASRPYAERIRQVIGHLANANPEYRHPFMIDRAIKRVGYVVVSSDRGLCGGLNTNLFKALVKDMAVNRENGVEIDLCVVGSKGAAFFRNFGGNVVAAISHLGEEPSINDLIGSVKVMLDAYLDGRIDRLSVVSNKFINTMTQQPTVEQLIPLVATPDQELKHHWDYLYEPDAKELLDGLMVRYVESQVYQAVVENNAAEQAARMIAMKNATDNAGDLISDLQLIYNKARQAAITQEISEIVGGAAAV
- the atpA gene encoding F0F1 ATP synthase subunit alpha, translating into MQQLNPSEISEIIKGRIDKLDVTSQARNEGTVVSVSDGIVRIHGLADVMYGEMIEFPGGVYGMALNLEQDSVGAVVLGSYQSLAEGMSAKCTGRILEVPVGKELLGRVVDALGNPVDGKGPLNNTLTDAVEKVAPGVIWRKSVDQPVQTGYKAVDAMIPVGRGQRELIIGDRQIGKTALAIDAIINQKDSGIFCVYVAIGQKQSTIANVVRKLEENGALANTIIVAASASESPALQFLAPYSGCTMGEFFRDRGEDALIVYDDLSKQAVAYRQISLLLRRPPGREAYPGDVFYLHSRLLERASRVSEEYVEKFTNGAVTGKTGSLTALPIIETQAGDVSAFVPTNVISITDGQIFLESAMFNSGIRPAVNAGVSVSRVGGAAQTKIIKKLSGGIRTALAQYRELAAFAQFASDLDEATRKQLEHGQRVTELMKQKQYAPMSIADMALSLYAAERGFLTDVEIAKIGSFEQALIAFFNRDHADLMAKINVKGDFNDEIDAGMKAGIEKFKATQTW
- a CDS encoding F0F1 ATP synthase subunit delta is translated as MAELTTLARPYAKAAFEHAQAHQQLANWSAMLGLAAAVSQDDTMQRVLKAPRLTSAEKAATFIDVCGDKFDAKAQNFINVVAENDRLPLLPEIAALFDLYKAEQEKSVDVEVTSAFALNQEQQDKLAKVLSARLNREVRLQVAEDAALIGGVVIRAGDLVIDGSIRGKIAKLAEALKS
- a CDS encoding F0F1 ATP synthase subunit B, whose amino-acid sequence is MNINATLIGQSVAFLIFVLFCMKFVWPPVIAALHERQKKIADGLDAASRAARDLELAQEKAGQQLREAKAQAAEIIEQAKKRGNQIVEEAVEKARVDADRVKVQAQAEIEQELNSVKDKLRAQVGLLAVGGAEKILGATIDQNAHAELVNQLAAEI
- the atpE gene encoding F0F1 ATP synthase subunit C; amino-acid sequence: METVVGLTAIAVALLIGLGALGTAIGFGLLGGKFLEGAARQPEMVPMLQVKMFIVAGLLDAVTMIGVGIALFFTFANPFVGQIAG
- the atpB gene encoding F0F1 ATP synthase subunit A — translated: MAETTASGYIQHHLQNLTFGQLPNGGWGFAHTAAEAKEMGFWAFHVDTLGWSVALGLIFVLLFRMAAKKATSGQPGALQNFVEVLVEFVDGSVKDSFHGRSPVIAPLALTIFVWVFLMNAVDLVPVDWIPQLAILISGDHHIPFRAVSTTDPNATLGMAFSVFALIIFYSIKVKGLGGFIGELTLHPFGSKNIFVQALLIPVNFLLEFVTLIAKPISLALRLFGNMYAGELVFILIAVMFGSGLLWLSGLGVVLQWAWAVFHILIITLQAFIFMMLTIVYLSMAHEENH
- a CDS encoding F0F1 ATP synthase subunit I; the encoded protein is METRKPNRLPFHRLAVFPVLMAQFVILLIAALALWQWHGVVAGYSGLCGGLIALLPNVYFAHKAFRFSGARAAQSIVRSFYAGEAGKLILTAVLFALVFAGVKPLAPIAVFGAFVLTQSVSWFAPLLMRTRLSRP